GTTCCCGACGGCTTTGGAGACAATGAAGCCGATTCGACTCGGCTCCCCGGCCCCTATAGAGGCCGTATATAACACTAAGTTCCGGCGTCCATTGCGGACGCCGGAACGTACAGTTGTTGAAAAGTCGGTAGACGTCCGCAGACGGTTAGGGGTGGCTAGCACCGTCGAACCCGCAAAAAGACCCTGACCGACAAGTCAGTTATTTACGCCGACAGTTCGACGCGGCCCTTGCCGCGACGGGCAGCCAGGATGGCGCGGCCGGCACGGGTGCGCATACGAAGGCGGAAGCCGTGCTTCTTGGCCCGACGGCGGTTATTCGGCTGAAAAGTCCGCTTGCTCACGTTAGTTACTCCAGTGGATCAAAGGTGCGCCCACCCGATCAAAAAAGGGGAAGAACTGGCCGACGCTAAGTTTTGTATGTGCCTGCCGCCGTTGCCTTCCGCACGGTGAACGTACGGAGTTACAACTGATCTCAAAAGCGGACACAAAGGACTTCACAACGTTAGGGCAAAAAGGCACCCCCAGTCAAACCGGGAGCCTTCTGCGGGGCTATCCACAGCTGTGCCCAACCGTGGTTCCCAGCCTGTGGATGAAGTGGCTCACAGGCCGCTTTCCGGAACAACAACGGTGTAATTATCCACAGGCAACTTCCCAGCTATCTTCTAGCGATTTCATCCCCTAGAGTGGCTCAGTAGCCCAATGTCCACCCGCTGTGTATAACTCTGTGGATTATCGCCCAGAACAGCGCCGCCGGAGAGACTTCGGCTGCCAGCAACGCCGGCAAGCAAGTATTTAGGAACTGATTG
The sequence above is a segment of the Arthrobacter sp. StoSoilB22 genome. Coding sequences within it:
- the rpmH gene encoding 50S ribosomal protein L34, producing MSKRTFQPNNRRRAKKHGFRLRMRTRAGRAILAARRGKGRVELSA